Part of the Sporosarcina sp. FSL K6-2383 genome is shown below.
AGTAATCCAACGGCTCATCGCTTTGATTATTTGGAGGAAATCACGGATACTCTTTTGGCGGGTGCCGATGATACTGGTTCGAAAGTTGGGACGGGGGGGATGAAATCCAAGTTATTAGCAGCTAAAACAGCCTATTCTCTCGGAGTATCTATTTTTATTGGGACTGGAAAAGGATCGCAGAAGTTACTTGATATTTTAGCAGGTGCAGGGGATGGGACATATATTGCGAATCCAGATTATACAAAAGTCAATACAAGTCGACAATGGATTGTCTTGCATTCGGAAGCGACAGGCAAACTATATGTCGATCAAGGGGCGGAGGAAGCGATTTTATATAAAGGGAAAAGCCTATTGCCAGCGGGCGTGTTCAAAGTAACTGGAGCTTTTGATAAGGGAGATGTCGTGGAAGTGTTTGGCATGAATGGTTTGTTAGGTAGAGGGGAAGTCAGTTATTCATCAGATGAACTGGACGGTGCGATTGAAAAACGCCAACAGGAAAAGCTGTCACCGACAACTGAAGTGATTCACCGAAATCGCTGGGTACAACTATAACTTGAACCAGCAGAAGCCTAATTGATTAGGGGGGATTATTATGAGCGAAGTAGTAAAAAAAGGACAATTGGCAAAGGAAGCAAGTTATTCACTGGTCAATGTTACAACGGAGCAAAAAAATGAGGCATTGGCATTGATTGCTGAACAATTATTGAATGACCAAGTTGCAATTCTCGCCGAAAATCGAAAAGATTTGGAGGAAGGGCGAGCAAACGGACTGACGGACGCTATTTTGGACCGAATACTGTTATCGGAGAAACGCATTCAAGACATGGCTGAAGCTGTGAAGCTGTTAATGGCATTGACAGATCCAATTGGTGAGACGTTGGAGACGATTGAAAAAGAAAATGGCTTGCGTATTGAAGTGAAACGCGTGTCACTCGGTGTAATTGGGATGATTTATGAGGCGAGACCGAATGTAACGGTAGATGCTGCGACGTTAGCTATTAAAACGGGTAATGCCGTGATTTTACGGGGCAGTTCTTCCGCAAAATATTCAAATAGCGTACTCGTCAAATCCATTCATACAGCACTTGTTAAAAGTGCTATTCCGCAGGATTCTATTCAATTCATCGAAGATACGAGTCGAGAAACAGCGAAGGAACTTTTCCGATTAAACGATTATTTGGATGTTCTCATCCCTCGTGGTGGAAAAACACTAATTGATACGGTCATCCGTGAAGCAACGGTTCCAGTCATTCAAACGGGCGCCGGTAATTGTCATATTTATATTGATGAAACGGCAGATTCAAACATGGCTGAAGAAATTACTTTAAATGCAAAAATTCAGCGCCCATCTGTTTGCAATGCTATCGAAACGATTTTAATTCACGATAAGTGGTTTGCACAATATGGCAAGAAGCTAGTTGAAAGGCTTTTACAAGAGGGTGTGGAGATTTACGGTGATGAAACCGTCGTCCGCGAATGTCATGGTGTTCAAGCCGCATCTGAATCGGACTGGTCCACGGAATATCTTGGCTTAACCGTCAGTATTAAGCTTGTCACGGGACTCGATGAAGCCATTTCTCATATCAATCAATACGGTACACAACATTCGGAAGCGATTATTACAAATGATGAGCAGCACGCGGCAATGTTTTTAACTCGCGTCGATGCAGCCGCTGTTTATCATAATGCATCCACTCGATTTACTGATGGCTTTGAATTTGGATATGGGGCAGAAATCGGCATTAGTACACAGAAGTTACATGCTAGGGGACCAATGGGATTGAAAGCATTGACGACAAGTAAATATATGATTCGTGGGAATGGACAGGTGCGGGTATAAATTTGAAATTCCTTTATCATTGAAAAACCGCGGGAAATTTAATCCCGCGGTTTGCTTTATTACAACTCTAAATGCTGTTTTAATGTATCTACCACTTCTTGTAGTTCCTCTTCATCCATCATGTAATACCAAATCCCGCCGTTCATGCGCTGACCTGTCCCTTTTTCAAAATGTAATTGTTCAATTTTATCAGCCGCATCTCGATAGTTCTTTTGCACATCGACCATTTCATCGAATGACATATTGGTTTTTACATTATCGCCCAATGCACTAAAGACACTGCGGTAATTAAGGAGGCTATTAAACGATTTTCCTTGTGACAGGACACCTTGAATGACTTGTCTTTGGCGATCCTGTCTTCCCCAATCTCCGTTTGGATCTTCTTTGCGCATCCGTACATAAGATAATGCCTCTTCGCCAGACAATGTTAATTGACCAGCTTGAAAATCAAAAGAGTCTTGTGTGAAATCCATTGTATTTGTCACGGTTATTCCGCCAACCGCATTTACTACATCTTGAAAACCTTCCATATTTACCTCTGCCACATAATCAATCGGCATATCTAATAAATTCTCGACAGAATCTAGTGACATCTGGATACCACCAAACGCGAATGCGTGGTTCAACTTATCCTGTGTACCATGCCCGACAATTTCGGTGTACGTATCACGTGGAATACTGACCATTTTTGTCGATTTCAAAGTGGGATTGACCGTCATGACAATCATTGTATCTGAGCGTCCTTTATCTCCTTCCCGTTCATCAACACCTAAAATAAGGACGGAGAACGGTTCTTTTTTATCAAAAATAACCGTATTTTCACGCTTAGTCGACTGCTCCCGATCGATGGGCTCGTACATATCTTTTAATGTCGATGTCAAATCTATATAGATAGTCAAAGCTAACCCTCCGACTACAAGACCAATTATCGCAATGATCCAGGGCCACTTTTTCCGTTTCTTGTTTTCTGCTCGTTTCATTATATTCCTCCGTTACACGTAATCTTGAAAATTATACACTAGTATAGACGTAGACTCGCCCCTAAAGTTTCAGGTGAGATACATAGAGGTAATTTTGGAATTGAATGAATATAAGTAGATGAGATTTGACATATGGTCTATGCGTTTTGTTGGCATGGAGGCGCTGCATGTTTATAGCGCTTGGCTATTTACAGCATCCAGAATGATTGCTATTTCATTCTATGCTACTTCAGACTATTCTTATACATCTACATGTGAACAGCCAATTATTCAAGGCTATACCTTTGCAAAAACGATGATTGCATCAAAGCTAATTACGTAGACTCGAACGTTTCAATGGTCTTAATGATTCATTGAATTAGTCTCTCAACAGCTCAAAATTGTTGGGGGCTTATTTTTTTAGTTCTACAATACGCCCGTAGTTCTTACAGTGTAACAACACCGAGAAAAGGGAGAGATTCAAAGATGTTAATAGATGGAGTGTTTTCAGGGGGAGGTTTGAAGGGATTTGCATTAGTTGGGGCGTATCAGGTATTGGAGGAGAAAGGGTATCGTTTTCAACGTGTTGCCGGAACGAGTGCAGGTGCGATTATCGCTTGTTTTATCGCAGCGGGCTATTCCGCGAATGAAATGGAAGAACTGTTAGATGAATTGGATATGATGTCCTTATTAGATCCACGTAGAACTTTGTTGCCATTGCCGCTTATGAAATGGATTGGTTTGTATTGGCGACTCGGTTTATATCAAGGAAAGGCATTAGAGAACTGGTTTTTAGAAAAATTAGCAGCAAAAAACGTCTATACTTTTGCTGATGTGAAGCCTGGCTCATTGAAGCTCGTTGCGTCCGATTTGACGAATGGTAAGATGCTTGTTTTACCAGATGATCTAGAACGATACGGTATCGTAGCAGATAGCTTTCCTATTGCACGCGCATTACGTATGAGTTGTGGTATTCCTTTTTTCTTTGAACCGGTTAAATTGAAAGTCGGTTCTGGCGATACAATCGTTGTCGATGGTGGTGTGTTAAGTAATTTTCCAATGTGGATTTTTGACGATGACAAAGGTAAAAAGCGGCGCCCCGTTCTGGGACTGAAGCTTAGCCGCGGCCAGGAAGAACAACAGCAGGGATATCCGATTCATAACGCCTTGCAGTTATTTGAAGCTTTATTTACCACCATGAAAAATGCCCATGATGAACGTTATATTTCTCGTAAGCATGAAAAGGATATTATTTTCATCCCAGTAGATGGTTTTAGTGCGACGCAGTTTGATTTGAGTGACGGTGAGAAAGAGGAGCTTATGGAAATTGGAAGAAGTCGTACTACCCAGTTTTTGAAAATATGGTAAAGCGTAGCTCTGAATCTAATTCAGGGCTTTTTCTAATAGGGAGAAATCGAGCAGGGTATATGAGTTTAATGCCGAGTAGTAGAGTTTCTGGGAAAGGTAGTCGAGTTTGGTTCCAGGGTAGCCCAGTTTGCGAAATAGGTAGTCGAGTTTCAGCGGAGTAAACGAGTTTCTATACAGGAATCATACATCACTGGGTTTTATTGGTGGAAAGACCTTATATTCGCCTACCAAAATACTGGATTTATCATTTATACTAAAGCTATCCCCTAGAAGGAGTTGAGTAGGCTTGAAGCTTGCAACAAAGATTGTCATTCTAGTCCTCTTAGTCATGGGAACGGTAGCAAGCATAGGCTTGTATACAGTCAATACGAACAAAGGAATCACCATTTCGTTTGCTGAATTAGAAAAAACGATTCAGGATGAACAAGGTCAGGCAATCACTCTAAAAGAATCATCTGACGGCTCATTGTACTTGCAGACGGCAGACGCATTATACGTGACGCAAGTTCGTCCGCAAAGTCAGTTAGTTGAGCAATTAGTTGAAAAATATAATTTATCCTACCAATATGCCAACCAAAATCGTTTCGACGGTTTGCTCATTGGTGGATTACTCATAGCATCACTAGTTACATTATTCGTCCTTCACAAAAAGGGTAAAATCGGCATCGGTGCTTCTACGATGAAAAACAGTGCTGCTAAAGCAACACCGTTACCAGACATTACTCTACAACATATCGGTGGACTGCCAGTTGAAATGAAAGAAGAAATTCACCAAACTTTATCCATCATCAAAAATCCGAGACAATCGGAACAGCTGGGCATCACTCCACCAAAAGGTCTACTCTTATATGGACCGCCAGGCACTGGGAAAACTTTATTAGCACAGGCAATAGCACGTGAAATTGGTGCTACATTCTATTCGTCGAGTGGTGCAGCTTTTACCGAGTTATTTGTAGGGGTCGGTGCTTCACGTGTACGCACGCTATTTGAAAATGCTAGAAAGCAAAAACCAGCTGTCATTTTCATTGATGAAGTTGATGCGCTCGCAGGGAAGCGGAAAACACATGGTGGGGAAGAAACAGAAAAAACGTTAACGGAATTGCTCGTCCAGTTGGACGGTGGCAATAACAACGATGGTGTACTTTTCATCGCAGCTACAAACCGCAAGGATATGCTGGATGAGGCTTTCCTTCGCCCAGGGCGTATTGATTATTCATTCCAAGTTCCATTGCCAGATGCGACAGGCAGGAGAGAGATTATCGAGATTCATACGAAAGGCAAGTTGTTAGCGGATAATGTTGCGGCTTCCTTGGATGGCTTGGCAGATAGTACAGCAGGTTTTTCAGGCGCTGAGCTCAGCTCACTGTTTGAAACAGCTAGTAGAAGGGCAATGCGCGATGGACGTCAGCAAATCGATAAAGCTGATTTAGACTTTGCCATTGACCGTACCATCTTGGGAAGTACTTCACGCACACTGAATGACCAAGAAACGAAGCGAAGAGTAGCCATCCATGAAACAGGTCATGCACTTATCGCAGCAATTACGAAACCAGGTTCAGTGCGGAAGGCGACGATTATTCCGCGTGGACAAGCGCTTGGCTATGTGGCACCCTTTCAAAAAGAGCTGCATTTATCGACGTATAGCGAATTGCTCGACCAAGTGAGCATGATTTTGGCGGGTGGGGTAGCAGAGCGTATGTATCTTGGTGAGCACAGTATTGGCGTTGGTGGAGATGTCCAACAGGCCAAGGAAATCATCGAAAGAATGGTCGATACAGGTTTACTAGAAAATGGCTTTACCCTAACGTTCAATGAAGGACAAAAAGAGTCGAAGATGCAAGCCATTTTTGACAAAGCGCTTCATCAAACAGAAAGCCTAATTCAACAATACAGTACTGAATTTAATCAGCTAGTAGAACTGTTAATAAAGAAGGAAACACTGGATGGAACAGAAATTCAGAACATAGTCACAAGATAAGGAAAAGCAGCTTGTTACTCCAAGTGGAGATGAACAAGCTGCTTTTCTATTGTTATTTACAAGAACCAAACCATTGCAGATAGTCTCTAATAAAGACTCACAAAATTTTCTCTAAAAAGTCCTGCGCTCGTTTACTTTTTGGGGATGAGAAGAACTCGGCAGGCGGGGCGTCTTCAACGAGTTGACCATCGTCTAAAAATAACACGCGATCCGCTACTTCTCTCGCAAAGCCCATTTCATGCGTCACAATCGCCATCGTCATACCTGTGAGTGCTAAGGACTTAATGACTTCGAGTACTTCTTTGACCATTTCTGGGTCGAGAGCAGACGTTGGTTCGTCGAATAACATCATTTCTGGAGACATTGCTAACGCTCGAGCAATAGCGACACGTTGCTTTTGCCCGCCAGATAATCGGACAGGATGCTCATGCTCTTTATCCAACAGCCCAACCTTTTGCAGTAATTCCCGTCCTTGCTTTTCTGCGTCACTTTTAGACATGGACTTTACCATCATCGGTGCATACGTGATGTTTTCAAGCACCGTTTTATGTGGGAATAGATTGAACTGTTGAAACACCATGCCGACTTGTTGTCTGACCTTCATAATATTAGTTTTAGGATTTGTTACTTCATCGTCGTTGACCCAAATCTGCCCACTAGTAGGTTTTTCTAATAAATTAATACAGCGAAGAAAAGTAGATTTACCAGAGCCAGAAGGTCCAATGATTGCAATGATTTCACCTTTTTCAATCGTCGTTGTAATGCCTTTTAATACATCATTTTTCCCGAAGCTTTTGCGAAGGTCTTGGATTTTAATCACTTCTTCTCATCCTCCTTTCAATCGCTTTGCCGAGTAGTGTCAGTACCATCACCATGACATAATAAATAACACCCGCAAAGATAAGCGATTCAAAATAGCGATAAGTGTTGCCACCGACGATATACGATCTCCTCATAATATCTGTGACACCAATCACTGTCACAATAGCAGATTCTTTCGTCAGTGTGATGAATTCATTCATTAAAGCCGGTAAAATATTTTTTAATGCTTGTGGTAAAACGATATCCTTCATCATATTTTTATAGGGGACTCCAAGTGCCATAGAAGCCTCGAGCTGACCTCGATCAACTGCTAAAATACCTGCCCGAATAATTTCCGAAATATAGGCCCCTGAATTGAAACCGAAGGCTAAAACAGCTGCGGTATAGGCGCTGACTTTAATATCAAACAGCTGTGGGGTACCATAGTAAATTAATAGAAGTTGGAGAATCAAAGGTGTTCCACGGAAGACTGACGTATAAATATCAGCGAACCAGGTTAATGATTTAATCCGTCCAATTTTACATAATGCCAGTAGAATTCCGATGGCAAAGCCAATAAGTGCGGCTAGGCCAACAATTTTTAAGGTGACCCCGATACCTTGTAAAATATAAGGTATCGAGGGAATAATTTGGGTAAAGTCTAAATTCATAGGTTATACCCCTCTCTTTCTCGAATGAATTAGTTACTAAACCATTTGACAACTAATTTATCGACTTCTCCTTGGTCTTGTAGCTCTTTTAAAACACGGTCGAATTCAGCCGTTAAAGCACTGTCTTTTTGGAAAGCAATAGACAAGCCCAACTTATGTTCTTCTGGTAATTCAAAGCTAGCAAGGTCTGGATTTGCTTCGATATACCCATTTGCTACAACATCCGCCACTACAATTGCGTCAAGATGTCCAGAACGAATCTCTTGGAATAAATCTGGAACGCGGTCCCGGCTTTCAACCGTATAACCATATTGTTCTTCTAGTGATTTTGCACCTTTTTCCTGAACAGAAGCCGTTTGCGCACCTATTGTTTTACCGTTTAAATCATCGGCAGACGCAATGTTTTTATCTTTCATCGTGATGACTAAGTTTGTAGCAGTAAAATATGGCTCTGAGAAATCAATAACTTTTTTACGTTCTTCGTTATTACCGTCCATACCTGCAATGACAAAGTCGATGCTCTTCGCTTGGAGAGCAGGGATCAAACCATTAAAATCCATATCTTCAATCTCTAGCTCATAGCCAAGCTCTTTGGCAATCATCGTAGCTAAATCAATGTCAAAACCGATGATTTCATCGCTGACAGCTGTATCGACATATTCAAAAGGTGGGTAATCAGCAGAAGTAGCTATTTTTAGTGTCTTTGTATCTGAAGAACCCGATTTTTCGTTTCCATCTTTTCCTGTTGCTCCACATGCTGCAAGTACACTCATCACAAGGACAAAGAGGATTGCAATTCCTGACCATTTTTTCATCATAAATCTCTCCATTTCTAATTTGTTATTTGCCAAACTCGGTAAGCACTTCATCTAACATAGCCAACCCAACATCAATTTGATCTTTCGTTATCGTTAGCGGTGGAATCATTCGGATGACTTCACCGGAATTACCGCATAAGTAGAACAGTACGCCTTTTTGCAGACAGCCATCGAGTACGGTCATGACGGCTTCACCATCAGCTTCTCCTGTTTCAGGATTGCCAAGCTCTATGCCAATCATCAGACCGACGCCTCTCACATCTCGAATAATAGGGTGACGCTGTTTCATGAGTAGTAATTGTTCCATTGCATATGCACCTACAGTTGTTGCATTTTCCAATAGCTTTTCTTCTTTCATCACTTCAAGTGAAGCTAGGGCGGCAGAACAGGCAATTGGATTCCCGCCGAATGTTGTGCCGTGTGAGCCAAGTGGCCACTGATCCATTAGCTCTTTCGAGGCAACAGTTGCACTTAAGGGAAGTCCAGCAGCAATGCCTTTTGCAATTGCCATAATATCAGGTTTCACATCGAATGTTTGTGCAGCAAACCAATTACCTGTACGACCGAACCCTGTTTGAACTTCATCGAAAATGAGAAGAATCCCATGGCGATCACAAATTTCACGAATCTTTTTTAACCACGCCTTTGGTGGAATGATGTAACCACCTTCACCGAGAACGGGTTCAATAATCATACAGGCCACTTCTTCGGGGTCAACTTGGTGATTAAAGAGTTTTTTGACATCCTGTTCAAGTTTTTCAGGGAAGAAAATTTCTGGATCTGCACCTGCTGGAAGATACTCTGGTAAAGCATAGGGCAACTGATAGGCTAACCATGAGGGCTGCAAATGTTTCCGGTATTTACTTTTTGATGTCGTCACACTTAGTGCGCCAATGGAGCGTCCGTGGAAACAACCCGTAAACGAAACGACATAAGGACGCTTTGTTGTATATTTTGCAAGCTTTAAAGCTCCCTCAATCGCTTCAGTCCCGCTATTAGCAAAAAAGAAATTGTCGAGCTTATGAGGCAAAATGGTTTGCAGCTCAGCCGCTAATTTTAAAATGGACTCGTAAATAATGACACCAGAAGGACCATGTATTAGATGATCTGCACTATCTTTTATCGCTTGAACGACTTTTGGATGCCGATGCCCCACGTTTTCGACAGCAATACCAGATGTGAAGTCTAAG
Proteins encoded:
- the proB gene encoding glutamate 5-kinase, producing the protein MKKQRIVVKIGSSSLTNDKGEIDQEKFDDHIEALSALRKAGHEVIVVSSGAVAAGFAGLGYPSRPLTIKGKQAAAAVGQGLLMQSYIEKLSKHHLVPAQILLTRSDFSNRGRYRNAFATLTELLERGVLPIINENDTVSVDELTFGDNDMLSALVSGLLHADRLIILTDINGLYDANPHSNPTAHRFDYLEEITDTLLAGADDTGSKVGTGGMKSKLLAAKTAYSLGVSIFIGTGKGSQKLLDILAGAGDGTYIANPDYTKVNTSRQWIVLHSEATGKLYVDQGAEEAILYKGKSLLPAGVFKVTGAFDKGDVVEVFGMNGLLGRGEVSYSSDELDGAIEKRQQEKLSPTTEVIHRNRWVQL
- a CDS encoding glutamate-5-semialdehyde dehydrogenase is translated as MSEVVKKGQLAKEASYSLVNVTTEQKNEALALIAEQLLNDQVAILAENRKDLEEGRANGLTDAILDRILLSEKRIQDMAEAVKLLMALTDPIGETLETIEKENGLRIEVKRVSLGVIGMIYEARPNVTVDAATLAIKTGNAVILRGSSSAKYSNSVLVKSIHTALVKSAIPQDSIQFIEDTSRETAKELFRLNDYLDVLIPRGGKTLIDTVIREATVPVIQTGAGNCHIYIDETADSNMAEEITLNAKIQRPSVCNAIETILIHDKWFAQYGKKLVERLLQEGVEIYGDETVVRECHGVQAASESDWSTEYLGLTVSIKLVTGLDEAISHINQYGTQHSEAIITNDEQHAAMFLTRVDAAAVYHNASTRFTDGFEFGYGAEIGISTQKLHARGPMGLKALTTSKYMIRGNGQVRV
- a CDS encoding LCP family protein, with amino-acid sequence MKRAENKKRKKWPWIIAIIGLVVGGLALTIYIDLTSTLKDMYEPIDREQSTKRENTVIFDKKEPFSVLILGVDEREGDKGRSDTMIVMTVNPTLKSTKMVSIPRDTYTEIVGHGTQDKLNHAFAFGGIQMSLDSVENLLDMPIDYVAEVNMEGFQDVVNAVGGITVTNTMDFTQDSFDFQAGQLTLSGEEALSYVRMRKEDPNGDWGRQDRQRQVIQGVLSQGKSFNSLLNYRSVFSALGDNVKTNMSFDEMVDVQKNYRDAADKIEQLHFEKGTGQRMNGGIWYYMMDEEELQEVVDTLKQHLEL
- a CDS encoding patatin-like phospholipase family protein; the protein is MLIDGVFSGGGLKGFALVGAYQVLEEKGYRFQRVAGTSAGAIIACFIAAGYSANEMEELLDELDMMSLLDPRRTLLPLPLMKWIGLYWRLGLYQGKALENWFLEKLAAKNVYTFADVKPGSLKLVASDLTNGKMLVLPDDLERYGIVADSFPIARALRMSCGIPFFFEPVKLKVGSGDTIVVDGGVLSNFPMWIFDDDKGKKRRPVLGLKLSRGQEEQQQGYPIHNALQLFEALFTTMKNAHDERYISRKHEKDIIFIPVDGFSATQFDLSDGEKEELMEIGRSRTTQFLKIW
- a CDS encoding AAA family ATPase produces the protein MGTVASIGLYTVNTNKGITISFAELEKTIQDEQGQAITLKESSDGSLYLQTADALYVTQVRPQSQLVEQLVEKYNLSYQYANQNRFDGLLIGGLLIASLVTLFVLHKKGKIGIGASTMKNSAAKATPLPDITLQHIGGLPVEMKEEIHQTLSIIKNPRQSEQLGITPPKGLLLYGPPGTGKTLLAQAIAREIGATFYSSSGAAFTELFVGVGASRVRTLFENARKQKPAVIFIDEVDALAGKRKTHGGEETEKTLTELLVQLDGGNNNDGVLFIAATNRKDMLDEAFLRPGRIDYSFQVPLPDATGRREIIEIHTKGKLLADNVAASLDGLADSTAGFSGAELSSLFETASRRAMRDGRQQIDKADLDFAIDRTILGSTSRTLNDQETKRRVAIHETGHALIAAITKPGSVRKATIIPRGQALGYVAPFQKELHLSTYSELLDQVSMILAGGVAERMYLGEHSIGVGGDVQQAKEIIERMVDTGLLENGFTLTFNEGQKESKMQAIFDKALHQTESLIQQYSTEFNQLVELLIKKETLDGTEIQNIVTR
- a CDS encoding amino acid ABC transporter ATP-binding protein, with protein sequence MIKIQDLRKSFGKNDVLKGITTTIEKGEIIAIIGPSGSGKSTFLRCINLLEKPTSGQIWVNDDEVTNPKTNIMKVRQQVGMVFQQFNLFPHKTVLENITYAPMMVKSMSKSDAEKQGRELLQKVGLLDKEHEHPVRLSGGQKQRVAIARALAMSPEMMLFDEPTSALDPEMVKEVLEVIKSLALTGMTMAIVTHEMGFAREVADRVLFLDDGQLVEDAPPAEFFSSPKSKRAQDFLEKIL
- a CDS encoding amino acid ABC transporter permease, producing the protein MNLDFTQIIPSIPYILQGIGVTLKIVGLAALIGFAIGILLALCKIGRIKSLTWFADIYTSVFRGTPLILQLLLIYYGTPQLFDIKVSAYTAAVLAFGFNSGAYISEIIRAGILAVDRGQLEASMALGVPYKNMMKDIVLPQALKNILPALMNEFITLTKESAIVTVIGVTDIMRRSYIVGGNTYRYFESLIFAGVIYYVMVMVLTLLGKAIERRMRRSD
- a CDS encoding transporter substrate-binding domain-containing protein, giving the protein MMKKWSGIAILFVLVMSVLAACGATGKDGNEKSGSSDTKTLKIATSADYPPFEYVDTAVSDEIIGFDIDLATMIAKELGYELEIEDMDFNGLIPALQAKSIDFVIAGMDGNNEERKKVIDFSEPYFTATNLVITMKDKNIASADDLNGKTIGAQTASVQEKGAKSLEEQYGYTVESRDRVPDLFQEIRSGHLDAIVVADVVANGYIEANPDLASFELPEEHKLGLSIAFQKDSALTAEFDRVLKELQDQGEVDKLVVKWFSN
- a CDS encoding aspartate aminotransferase family protein, yielding MQQHVEKKQDWVHMVNNIGNFLAPSMAKDHPNLPVVKAEGCYYYGVDGKQYLDFTSGIAVENVGHRHPKVVQAIKDSADHLIHGPSGVIIYESILKLAAELQTILPHKLDNFFFANSGTEAIEGALKLAKYTTKRPYVVSFTGCFHGRSIGALSVTTSKSKYRKHLQPSWLAYQLPYALPEYLPAGADPEIFFPEKLEQDVKKLFNHQVDPEEVACMIIEPVLGEGGYIIPPKAWLKKIREICDRHGILLIFDEVQTGFGRTGNWFAAQTFDVKPDIMAIAKGIAAGLPLSATVASKELMDQWPLGSHGTTFGGNPIACSAALASLEVMKEEKLLENATTVGAYAMEQLLLMKQRHPIIRDVRGVGLMIGIELGNPETGEADGEAVMTVLDGCLQKGVLFYLCGNSGEVIRMIPPLTITKDQIDVGLAMLDEVLTEFGK